From the Candidatus Krumholzibacteriia bacterium genome, the window CGCCCGGCTCGAGGGTCATGCGGTCGCGCTCCTCGTCGGCGTCGGGCGCGAAGGTGCGGATGACGTCGCCGTCGTCCTCGAGCACGCGCAGTGCCACGGCACTCGAGTCGGGTGGATCGTCGCCGAGGGCGTAGTGGATCAGCACGCCGTCGGGATGGTTCTCGCCGCTGTGGCCCAGCACCGACCAGCGGCCCCGGCCGTCCATGCGCCAGGTGTCGCGCGGGCGGAAGAGCACGTGGTCGGCCTCGGCGGTGTCGGCGTCGATCTGGTGCAACACGGTGAGGTCGTCGAGGACCCAGAACGACCGGCCCTGCGTGGCCACGACGAGGTCGTGGTCCTTCACGGCCAGATCGGTGATCGGCACGATCGGCAGGTTCAGCTGGAAGGGCTGCCACTGCTCGCCGTCGTCGAAGCTCACGTACAGGCCGGACTCGGTGCCGGCGTACAGCAGGCCCTCACGCGCGGGGTCGGCGCGGACCACGCGCGTGAAGTGCAGCGGATCGATCCCGTCGGTGATCCGCTCCCAGTTCTCGCCGTAGTCGTCGGTCCTGTACAGGTAGGGTCGGAAGTCGTCGCTCTTGTACATGGTGGCGGCCACGTAGGCCCCGCCGGCGCGGTGCGGGTCGGCCTCGATCGAGTTCACCTGGATCCACTCCGGCATGCCCTTCGGCGTGACGTCGGTCCAGGTGTCGCCGCCGTCGCGGGTGACGTGGATCAGGCCGTCGTCGCTGCCGGCCCAGATCACGCCGGGTTCGAAGACGTCCTCGGCCACCGCGAAGATCGTGCCGTAGTACTCGACGCCCGTGTTGTCCTTGGTGATCGGCCCGCCACTCGGCCCGAGCTTCGAGGGATCGTTCCGGGTGAGGTCGTCGCTGATCGGCGTCCAGGTCTGGCCCTCGTTGCGGGTGACGAACAGGCGATTGCCGGCCGCGTACAACAGCCCGGGGTCGTGACGCGAGAACAGGATCGGGAAGTTCCACTGGAAGCGTTCCTTCATCCCCTCCGCTCCGTGGCCCATGGGGTTTTCGGGCCACACGTTCACGTCGCGGATCTCGCCGGTGCGGTGGTCGAGACGCGTGAGGTAGCCGCCGTAGCTGCCGCCGTAGACGATGGCGTCTTTCTTCGGGTCGGGCGCGAGCCAGCCGCTCTCGCCGCCGGCCGTGGGCTCCCAGTCGTACTCGCTGATCCCGCCGCCGTCGGTGCGATGTCGGATGCGGACGGTGGAGTTGTCCTGCTGCGCGCCGTAGATGCGATAGGGAAAGCTGTCGTCGGTGGTCACCCGGTAGAACTGGGCGGTGGGCTGGTTGTGGTAGGTGGTCCAGTTCTCCCCGGCGTCGAAGCTGACCTGCGCGCCGCCGTCGTCGCCCACCACCATGCGCGCCGGATCGTCGGGCGCGATCCACAGATCGTGGTGGTCGCCGTGGGGCGTGCGGATGCTCTCGAACTCGCCGCCGCCGTCCTTGCTGCGCCAGAACTGCACGTTCAGCACGTAGACGGTGTCGGCGTCGCCGGTGTCGGCGTAGATGCGGGTGTAGTACCAGGCGCGCTGGCGCAGGTTGCGGTCGTCGCTCGTGCGCCGCCAGGTCACGCCGGCGTCGTCGCTGCGGAACACCCCGCCGTCGTCGGCCTCGACGATCGCCCACACCCGGTCGGGCTCGAGCGGGCTGACGGTCATGGCGTTGATGCCGATCACGCCCGGCGGCAGCCCCTCGTTGCGGGTGATGTCGGTCCAGGTGTCGCCGCCGTCGGTGCTCTTCCACATCGAGCTGCCTTCGCCGCCCGACTCGAGCGAATACGGCGTGCGCTTCACGCGCCAGAAGCTCGCGTAGAGGATCCGCGGATTGGTGGGATCCATGGCGACGTCGACGCAGCCGACCTCGTCGCTCACGTACAGGATCTTCTCCCAGGTCTCGCCCCCGTCGCGGCTGCGGAACAGGCCGCGCTGCTCGTTCGGACCGAAGAGGTGACCCATGGCCGCTACGTACACGGTGTCGGGATCCCGCGGGTGGAGCCGGATGCGGCCGATGTGGCGGGTGTCGTCGAGCCCGAGCGAGCTCCAGGTCTTGCCGGCGTCGGTGGACTTCCACACGCCGTAGCCGTGGCTCACGTTGCCGCGCACGGTCTTCTCGCCGCCGCCCACGTAGATCACGTTCGGATCCCACGCGCTCACGCTGATCGCGCCGATCGAGCCGCCGAAGAATCCGTCGCTGACGTTGTCCCACGACTGCCCGCCGTCGGTGGTCTTCCACACGCCGCCGCCGGTGGCGCCGAAATAGTAGGTGAGCGGCTGGTCGGAAATGCCGGCGACGGCGGCGCTGCGTCCACCGCGGAAGGGGCCGATCTCGCGGAACTCCATACCCGGTTCGAGCATCGCGACGTCGATGTCGGTGGCACCGGCGGTCGGAACGAGGAGCAGTACGAGAAGGGGGAGCAGGCGGCACATGGCGGGATCCTCGGGGTCGGAGACGCGACGGGGACGGGCGTCGGCGCGAAGCGCCCAGTGTGCCACGCCTCGGCCGGAACCGCACGCCCGGAGCCGCCCGCGTCAGCGGTCGCTCCCGAGGGGCCGCAGCCGGACGAGCGTCGCGCCCCAGCTGCCGGCTCCGGCGCCTCCGAGGCCGAACTCGAGCACGTCGTCGCGGCGCCGTAGCCGCGCGTGCACCGTCTCGCGCAGGGCGCCGATTCCCTTGCCGTGGACGATCCGCACCTGCAGCACGCCCTGCGCGCGGCACGTGTCGAGGTAGTCGTCGACCAGGTCGCCGACCTGCTTCGGCGGAATGGTGTGCAGGTCCAGCTCGCCGTCGACGTGCAGGCTCTGCACGGGCTCGGCCCCCACGAAGTCGCCCTGCTCGAAGGGCTGGCCCACGGCCACCTCGAGCCGGTCGATGAGCATGGGCCCGGCGTGGACGAAGGTGTGGAATTCGCCGTTCTCCCCGCAGGGATCGACGTCGTCGGGCAGGGCGTCGAGGAACGCGTGGTCGAAGTCCCGACCCAGCCAGGCGCGATCGAGTCGACGGGGATCGACGGTGGTGATCACGGCCTCGAGCCCGCCGTCGATCATCGTGCGGGCGAGCTGCGTGGTGTCGCGCCCCCACAACGGGAAGTGCGCGTCCATGCCGTGGCGCCGGAGCAGGCCCTCGCGCCAGACGCGCACGTCGTCGAGGGCGAGATCGCCGAAGGCCATGGCGTCGACGCCCTCGTCCCGGGCGCGCGCGGCCAGCGCGGCGAAGGCTCGTTCGTACGCGTCGTTCGGACACGACGGGGGCAACTCCACCACGTGCAACGGAAGACCCGTCGCCGACGCCTGCAGCTCCAGCAGCGCCCGGCCGGTGTTCTGGAAGGGAATGCGCTCGGTGCTCGCGTCGATCGTGGTGACCAGCGCGGTGACGTGCCACGCGTCGTCGTCGAGGAGTTCCTCGAGGGCCCAGGCGGCGTCCTTGCCCGAGCTCCACCACAACCACAGCGGACGCATCAGGGGCGCCGCTCGAGCCGGTGCACGTGCTCGAAGAGCGCGCGGACCTCGGGCGCCGACTTCGGGTTCGGCTTCAGCAGGACCTCGTGGTCGAAGGCCGAATCGAAGAGACGCCCGACTTCCTCCTGCGGCACCGAGAAGGGTGGACCCTGGTCGTCGGGCTGCATCGATTCCAGACCGATCAGCAGACCTCTGGTGCCGCCGGGCAGGATCGACGCCAGGTGCGCGACGTAGCGCTCGCGCGTGGCCCGGTCCAGCGCCACCACCGATGCCCGGTCGTAGAAGGCGCCCACGCGGACCAGGTGCTCGGGCCGCAGGTCGAAGACGTCGCCCACCCAGATCTCCACGCCGCGGGCGTGGTGCACCGCGAAGTCGTCGCGCTTCTCGACCAGGGCCGGTGTGCCCCACTCGTCGAAGAACTGCCGGGCGGCGATCGCGCTCAGCTCCACGGCCAGCACGCGGTGGCCGCGCTCGGCGAGCCAACGCATGTCGAGGCTCTTTCCGGCCAGCGGAACGAATACGGTCTCGTCGCCGCCGAGTTCGAGGCGCGACCAGAAGTACTCGAGCATGGGGTGCACGTCGTCACGGTGGAAGCCGATGCGGCCCTCGCGCCAGCGCAGGTGCCAGGGTTCGTGCATCGCGTCGCGGTCCATGGTGCGTCTCCTCGGTGGTCTCAACGGATCCGGGCGTGCAGGGCGGCCGCACGCCGGCTGGCTTCCTCGATCCAATCGCCGACCTCGTCGCGCCGCAAGAGGGCGCCCACGTCGTCGAGGGGACAGATCCACCGGCCGCCGACCATGAGCCCGCTCAGCGCCGGCGAGACGTCGGCGTAGGCGAGGCCGACGAGCAGATCGTCCGCCGGCCACAGCGCCGGATGCCGGGGATCGTACACCGCCAGGTCGGCGCGCCGGCCGGGCTCGATCGCGCCCGTGCGCAGCCCGGGGTGCCACGACCCCGGCCCGTCGGTCACGCTCCGCAGGAGCACCTCTGGGGTGCGCATCGGGCCGTGCCGCTCGGCGGCGGTCCGACGTTCGCGCTCGACCGCGTCGACGGTCGCCCGCTCCACGCGTTCGCGCAGGGCCGCGTGCGCCGCGCCGTAGCTGACCGCGTAGGTCGACTGTCCCGCGAGTAGCCGCAGCTCCTTCTGCACGTTCATCGAGTCGTTGCTGGCACCGCAGTCGGTGCCCACGAACCAGGGCAGGCCACGGTCCTCGAACTCCTCGACCGGAGCCGGAAACCCGAACTGGACCTGCGAGAAGGGGCACGATCCGAGCGCGTGCCGCGCGCGATCGAGCCGGGCGAGGTCGGCGTCGTCCAGGTAGAGGGCGTGGACCAGGAGCTGGGGTACGTCGACGTCGAGCAACCCTTCGCGTTCCAGCCAGGCGACCGGCGACACTCCGTGGCGGTCGAGGCAGCGGCGCGCCTCCTCGGCGCTCTGGGCCACATGGGCGTGCAGGGCCAGGCCGTGGCGATCCGCCAGTTCCAGGGCCCGGCGCCACAGGTCTGCGCTGACCGTGTCGGTCGCGTGGGGACCGACGGCCGGGACGATTCCCGCCGCGGACCACATGTCGGCACACAGTGCTTCCGTGGACGCGAGTGCCGTCTCCGCGTGGTCGCGGCCCGGCCCGTCGAGATCCTGCAGCGTGGGCGCGATCACACCCGCCAGCCCGACGTCACGCAGTCCGGCCGCGACCGCCTCGGCGTAGTAGTAGTGATCGAAGACGACACCCACGCCGTGCAGCGCGCACTCGAGCGCGGCGACCCGCACGAACGCACGCACGTCCTCGGGCCCGAGCGCCGTCTCCCATCGGAAGAACACGTCTTCGACCAGGTTGCCCTGGAGTGCCGCGGGCGCCTTGGATCCCCGCAACCCGCCCAGGGCCAGGTGCGTGTGTGCGTTCACGAAGCTCGGCACGAGCATGCGATCGCCCAGATCGATCGACGTCGCTCCGCCCGGCGGAGGCGGCGCCTGGTCCAGCGGGTGGACGGCCTCGATCACTCCGTCACGCACGTCGACGCGCGCGGGCGTCCAGTCGGGACGACCGTGGACGCGGCAACGCCGGGTCGACAGACACAGGACTTCGCTCGTCACGTAGCACGCTCCGGTCCCGGGGGTTTCCTCAGGAGAATACGAATGGAATGGTCGTGCAACCGATTCCCCGCGGCCAGCGAATGCCCCTCCTGTCCCGTACCTTTCACCGCTCGTCGCTGCCCGCAGGAGGGTCCATGATCTCCCGGCCCACGCTGTCGACTGCCGCCATGCCCGACATCGCCCACGAGACGCGCGCTCAGCACCCCGGCGTGCTCGACTGGGTCGGCATGGACCAGATGGAGATGCCCGTCAGCCTGACGCTGACCGACGGTCGGAACGTGACGACGCCGGCGCGGGCCGCGGCCTTCGTCGACCTGGTCGATCCTGAGGAGCGCGGCATCCACATGTCGCGCCTGTTCCTTGCTCTCGACGCGGCGCTCACCGGACACGACCTCACGCCGGTGCTGCTCGCCCGCACGCTCGAGACCTTCGTCGAGCGCCACCACGGGATCAGCGGCGCCGCCATGATCCATCTCGACTTCGAGCTGATGGTGCGCCGGGCGGCGCTCTCCTCCGACGAGAGCGGCTGGCGCACCTATCCCGTTTCGGTGACCGCCGTCCTCGATCGGGGCGAGGTCACCGTGGACCTCGGCGCGACCGTGACCTACTCGAGCACGTGCCCCTGCTCGGCGGCCCTGTCGCGTCAGCTCGTCCAGGAGAAGTTCCAGCGCGACTTCCCCGGCGACGGTCCCGTCGATCGCGAGGCAGTGCTGGCGTGGCTCGGCACCGACCAGGGGATCGTGGCGACCCCGCACAGCCAGCGTTCCACGGCGCAGGTGCGGGTCCGGCTGACGCAGGGCGTGCGCGACTTCCAGCCGATCGAGCTGATCGACGCGGTGGAGGACGCCCTGCAGACGCCGGTCCAGGCGGCGGTGAAACGCGAGGACGAGCAGACCTTCGCCCATCTCAACGGACAGAACCTCATGTTCTGCGAGGACGCCGGCCGCCGCGTACGCGCCGCGCTCGAAGCCCGCGGCGACGTGGCCGACTACTGGGTGCGCGCCACCCACGAGGAGAGCCTGCACCCCCACGACGCGGTCAGTGTGACCACGCGCGGGGTGCCGGGCGGCTTCGCGCCGGGGTTGTCGACGCCGGAGGGGGCGCGGTAGCGGGCGGTTCTCTCAGTCCCCGGTCACCAGAGCGGTGATCGCCCGCTCGATCGCCGACATCTCCGACCACAACTGCGACAGGACGATCGTACCGTCCTGGTCGATCACGAAGGCCGGGTTCGGTGCGGTCGCATACGTGCACCACACCGGGTTCGTGAGTGGATCGGGCGACAGCGCGTCGATCAGCATGAGCGGTTCGTTCTCCATGCCGTTCAGGACGCGGTGGGCCTGGGCCCGGCGTTCGGCCCAGGTGTAGGCCTGGCCGACGTCGCCGTAGGAGTTCCCCGACCCGTCGGGCATGTCGTTTCCGTCGGTCCACATCGAGTACGGGGTCATGTCCGGCAGCGCCGGGTGCGCCTCGAGGGTGTAGACGTGGACGATGTGCACGGCCTCGTCGAAGCGGCGGCCGTCGGGAAGTTCGCGCATCGCGAACTGGTCGAGCTCGGGCACGCGAGCCATGTAGATCGGTCAGGTGAAACTGCCGAACACCATGAGCACGGGCCGTTCCGCGAGCAGCGTGGCGAGCGTGTGCTCTTCGCCCTCGACGTCGCGCAACGTGAAGTCCACGGCGGAATCACCGCGACGGAGGAAGCGCTCGATCTCGGCGGTGTTGCCCCGCACGAAGTCACGTTCCGGCCAGTCGAACAGGCCTTCGACCAGATGGCTCTCGTCGAGGAGGTTCTCGGGCCAGGCGTCCAAGGGATCGTCGGTCCCGGGGTCCTGGGGGTCGTCGGGTACGGTCGGGTCGTCGTCGTCGGCACCGCCCGGATCCTCCGTGATCGGAGGATCCGCCTGCGTCGAGTCCGGACCGGTCGGGTCGTCGGTCGAACAACCCGCGAGCCAGAACGTCGAGCACAGGAGCAGGGTGAGGGCGGCGCGGAGCATGTCCGCGGTCATCATCGGTCGGGAGCCTTTCGGTTCGTCGTCTTCGTCGTCCCCGATGGTGGGTACGGACGCAACCGGGCCCTTCGACAGTGTGAATCGGTGAGAAGACTCCCGTTCGTCCCGCGGGGAGGCGGTGATGAG encodes:
- a CDS encoding glycosyl hydrolase; this translates as MCRLLPLLVLLLVPTAGATDIDVAMLEPGMEFREIGPFRGGRSAAVAGISDQPLTYYFGATGGGVWKTTDGGQSWDNVSDGFFGGSIGAISVSAWDPNVIYVGGGEKTVRGNVSHGYGVWKSTDAGKTWSSLGLDDTRHIGRIRLHPRDPDTVYVAAMGHLFGPNEQRGLFRSRDGGETWEKILYVSDEVGCVDVAMDPTNPRILYASFWRVKRTPYSLESGGEGSSMWKSTDGGDTWTDITRNEGLPPGVIGINAMTVSPLEPDRVWAIVEADDGGVFRSDDAGVTWRRTSDDRNLRQRAWYYTRIYADTGDADTVYVLNVQFWRSKDGGGEFESIRTPHGDHHDLWIAPDDPARMVVGDDGGAQVSFDAGENWTTYHNQPTAQFYRVTTDDSFPYRIYGAQQDNSTVRIRHRTDGGGISEYDWEPTAGGESGWLAPDPKKDAIVYGGSYGGYLTRLDHRTGEIRDVNVWPENPMGHGAEGMKERFQWNFPILFSRHDPGLLYAAGNRLFVTRNEGQTWTPISDDLTRNDPSKLGPSGGPITKDNTGVEYYGTIFAVAEDVFEPGVIWAGSDDGLIHVTRDGGDTWTDVTPKGMPEWIQVNSIEADPHRAGGAYVAATMYKSDDFRPYLYRTDDYGENWERITDGIDPLHFTRVVRADPAREGLLYAGTESGLYVSFDDGEQWQPFQLNLPIVPITDLAVKDHDLVVATQGRSFWVLDDLTVLHQIDADTAEADHVLFRPRDTWRMDGRGRWSVLGHSGENHPDGVLIHYALGDDPPDSSAVALRVLEDDGDVIRTFAPDADEERDRMTLEPGANRLVWDLRYPDAHTFEGMILWAGRTRGPRAVPGEYRVRMVVGDDSTETRFTLKKDPRIEASQDDLQAQFDFLITLRDELSTTHRAIERIRAVRAQVNGVLERAAGTEVHEELEAAAEPLLERMGEIERALYQTKNRSRQDPLNFPIRLNNKLAALARSASIGPFRPTDQARAVHAELKARIDTELDALAGLIDREVPRFNALVAEKQVPAIRLEEESALDRP
- a CDS encoding Smr/MutS family protein gives rise to the protein MRPLWLWWSSGKDAAWALEELLDDDAWHVTALVTTIDASTERIPFQNTGRALLELQASATGLPLHVVELPPSCPNDAYERAFAALAARARDEGVDAMAFGDLALDDVRVWREGLLRRHGMDAHFPLWGRDTTQLARTMIDGGLEAVITTVDPRRLDRAWLGRDFDHAFLDALPDDVDPCGENGEFHTFVHAGPMLIDRLEVAVGQPFEQGDFVGAEPVQSLHVDGELDLHTIPPKQVGDLVDDYLDTCRAQGVLQVRIVHGKGIGALRETVHARLRRRDDVLEFGLGGAGAGSWGATLVRLRPLGSDR
- a CDS encoding thiopurine S-methyltransferase translates to MDRDAMHEPWHLRWREGRIGFHRDDVHPMLEYFWSRLELGGDETVFVPLAGKSLDMRWLAERGHRVLAVELSAIAARQFFDEWGTPALVEKRDDFAVHHARGVEIWVGDVFDLRPEHLVRVGAFYDRASVVALDRATRERYVAHLASILPGGTRGLLIGLESMQPDDQGPPFSVPQEEVGRLFDSAFDHEVLLKPNPKSAPEVRALFEHVHRLERRP
- a CDS encoding amidohydrolase family protein, which gives rise to MTSEVLCLSTRRCRVHGRPDWTPARVDVRDGVIEAVHPLDQAPPPPGGATSIDLGDRMLVPSFVNAHTHLALGGLRGSKAPAALQGNLVEDVFFRWETALGPEDVRAFVRVAALECALHGVGVVFDHYYYAEAVAAGLRDVGLAGVIAPTLQDLDGPGRDHAETALASTEALCADMWSAAGIVPAVGPHATDTVSADLWRRALELADRHGLALHAHVAQSAEEARRCLDRHGVSPVAWLEREGLLDVDVPQLLVHALYLDDADLARLDRARHALGSCPFSQVQFGFPAPVEEFEDRGLPWFVGTDCGASNDSMNVQKELRLLAGQSTYAVSYGAAHAALRERVERATVDAVERERRTAAERHGPMRTPEVLLRSVTDGPGSWHPGLRTGAIEPGRRADLAVYDPRHPALWPADDLLVGLAYADVSPALSGLMVGGRWICPLDDVGALLRRDEVGDWIEEASRRAAALHARIR
- the folE2 gene encoding GTP cyclohydrolase FolE2 — protein: MISRPTLSTAAMPDIAHETRAQHPGVLDWVGMDQMEMPVSLTLTDGRNVTTPARAAAFVDLVDPEERGIHMSRLFLALDAALTGHDLTPVLLARTLETFVERHHGISGAAMIHLDFELMVRRAALSSDESGWRTYPVSVTAVLDRGEVTVDLGATVTYSSTCPCSAALSRQLVQEKFQRDFPGDGPVDREAVLAWLGTDQGIVATPHSQRSTAQVRVRLTQGVRDFQPIELIDAVEDALQTPVQAAVKREDEQTFAHLNGQNLMFCEDAGRRVRAALEARGDVADYWVRATHEESLHPHDAVSVTTRGVPGGFAPGLSTPEGAR